Proteins co-encoded in one Candidatus Bipolaricaulota bacterium genomic window:
- a CDS encoding glycine--tRNA ligase subunit beta: MPDLLFELGTEEMPALEIPRLGEGLRAGVEADLTAHGLTHGPIELYYTPRRIAIIVHDLAARQADRVEEVKGPPAAVAFDASGSPTQAAIGFAKAQGATVDDLETRQVGGKSYLYLRRTVPGRETVELLPGILSECVRRLRPSKSMRWDDSGLAFIRPIRWLVCLYGDAVVPVQLGHLTAGRTTRGHRFIASQSMEIQRASDYTAVLAAALVIVDPKEREETVIQALKEAAATRGGDYLIDSVLLSRIVNGAEHPVPVIGHVPEEFLDLPAEVVQATLHEEGKFVPFVLSDGTTPYFMGFRDGLPDEKGIVRAGFERVVRARLRDSRFFFEKDRARPLADRVRELRSVIYDVRLGSVWDKVERIRAIAGLIATAVGAPAAAVDRAAFLCKADLVTELVKAFPELEGTAGAIYARLDGEPEEVARAIGEHYLPRASDDPLPESPVGITIGLADKLDTIVGALLVGEAPKGSRDPYGIKRQANALVRIAVEKRVDLDFIALVGEIKDSYAAIEQKAELSDVIAFISDRAGQVLRQRYGIPPDVVQAVSAGGIGNFHRAYLRGKALADAKESEDFAALKLGFTRVRNITRSVARTDFDPSLFTNEAERALWREYLKAEGEISREIAAGDYSGALTRLLALKGPIDRYFDEVLVMDEDAAVRNNRLAFLNALSGLFLQIGDISLIAVENSN, translated from the coding sequence CGTCAGGCCGACCGCGTCGAAGAGGTGAAGGGGCCGCCAGCCGCGGTTGCGTTCGACGCGTCCGGAAGCCCGACCCAGGCGGCGATCGGGTTCGCCAAGGCACAGGGGGCGACGGTGGACGACCTGGAGACACGCCAGGTCGGAGGGAAGTCCTACCTCTATCTGCGCCGTACCGTCCCCGGGCGGGAGACGGTGGAGCTTCTCCCTGGGATCCTGTCCGAATGCGTGCGCCGGCTCCGCCCGAGCAAGTCGATGCGCTGGGACGACTCCGGGCTGGCCTTCATCCGCCCGATCCGCTGGCTCGTATGTCTGTACGGGGATGCCGTGGTGCCGGTGCAGCTCGGTCACCTGACCGCGGGACGGACCACGCGCGGGCATCGATTCATCGCCTCCCAGTCCATGGAGATTCAACGTGCCTCCGACTACACGGCCGTCCTCGCCGCGGCCCTCGTGATCGTCGACCCAAAGGAGCGGGAGGAGACGGTCATCCAGGCGCTCAAGGAGGCAGCGGCGACCCGGGGCGGTGACTATCTCATCGATTCGGTCCTCCTCTCCCGCATCGTTAACGGAGCTGAGCATCCGGTCCCGGTGATCGGACATGTCCCGGAGGAGTTCCTCGACCTCCCGGCCGAGGTCGTGCAGGCGACGCTGCACGAGGAGGGAAAGTTCGTCCCGTTCGTACTTTCCGACGGGACCACCCCGTACTTCATGGGGTTCCGCGACGGGCTCCCCGACGAGAAGGGGATCGTGCGCGCCGGATTCGAGCGGGTGGTCCGCGCTCGGTTGCGCGACTCGCGCTTCTTCTTCGAGAAGGATCGTGCCCGTCCACTTGCCGATCGGGTACGGGAGCTGAGGAGCGTGATCTACGACGTCCGCCTCGGCTCGGTGTGGGACAAGGTGGAGCGGATCAGGGCGATCGCCGGACTGATCGCCACGGCGGTCGGAGCTCCGGCGGCTGCGGTCGACCGCGCGGCGTTCCTGTGCAAGGCCGACCTCGTCACCGAGCTGGTGAAGGCGTTCCCCGAGTTGGAGGGGACGGCTGGCGCGATCTACGCTCGCCTTGATGGCGAACCGGAGGAGGTGGCACGTGCGATCGGGGAGCACTATCTCCCGCGCGCGTCCGATGACCCTCTCCCGGAGAGCCCGGTTGGAATCACGATAGGACTGGCGGACAAGCTGGACACGATCGTCGGGGCGCTCCTCGTCGGCGAGGCCCCGAAGGGGTCGCGTGACCCCTACGGGATCAAGCGTCAGGCGAACGCGCTCGTGCGGATCGCGGTGGAGAAGAGAGTCGACCTCGACTTCATCGCGCTCGTCGGAGAGATAAAGGATTCCTACGCCGCGATCGAGCAGAAGGCGGAGTTATCCGATGTCATCGCGTTCATCTCCGACCGGGCCGGGCAGGTCTTGCGTCAGCGCTACGGGATCCCTCCCGATGTGGTGCAGGCGGTCAGCGCGGGTGGGATCGGAAACTTCCACCGCGCGTACCTGCGAGGGAAGGCGCTGGCAGACGCGAAGGAAAGCGAGGATTTCGCCGCCCTCAAGCTCGGTTTCACCCGCGTCCGCAACATCACCCGATCGGTGGCCCGAACCGACTTCGACCCCTCCCTGTTCACGAACGAGGCAGAGCGGGCGCTCTGGCGGGAGTACCTGAAGGCGGAGGGGGAGATCTCCCGCGAGATCGCGGCCGGGGACTACTCCGGGGCGCTGACGCGCCTCCTTGCGCTCAAGGGACCGATCGACCGTTATTTCGATGAGGTATTGGTAATGGACGAGGACGCCGCGGTCAGGAACAACCGCTTGGCGTTCCTGAACGCCCTCTCCGGGCTGTTCCTGCAGATCGGTGACATCAGCCTGATCGCGGTGGAGAACAGCAATTGA
- the folK gene encoding 2-amino-4-hydroxy-6-hydroxymethyldihydropteridine diphosphokinase, whose amino-acid sequence MGSLRDHEGAGLDEELVYFCLGSNLGDRKANLEFGISGLKEAGVEIVRRSSLYETEPVELEDQPWFLNQVVAGRTSLPPRALLAACKRIERAAGRRETVRFGPRVLDIDVILYKGMVVHEPELVIPHPRMLNRRFVLIPLLEIAPDIRDPETGVALAQVLAGLDEGKKVAKLKGNRF is encoded by the coding sequence ATGGGTAGCCTGCGAGATCACGAAGGAGCGGGGTTAGACGAAGAGCTCGTCTATTTCTGTCTTGGCTCCAACCTCGGTGATCGAAAGGCCAACTTGGAGTTTGGGATATCCGGCCTGAAGGAGGCCGGGGTGGAGATCGTACGGCGGTCATCGCTCTACGAGACCGAACCGGTGGAGTTGGAGGACCAGCCGTGGTTCCTGAATCAGGTGGTCGCTGGAAGGACCTCCCTCCCTCCACGTGCCCTGCTCGCCGCGTGCAAGCGGATCGAACGGGCTGCCGGACGGCGGGAGACGGTGCGCTTCGGCCCCCGCGTCCTCGACATCGACGTCATCCTGTACAAGGGGATGGTCGTGCACGAGCCCGAGCTCGTGATCCCTCACCCGCGCATGCTCAACCGGAGATTCGTATTGATCCCGCTCCTGGAGATCGCGCCCGACATCCGCGATCCGGAGACCGGGGTAGCCCTCGCACAGGTACTCGCAGGACTCGATGAGGGAAAGAAGGTGGCAAAATTAAAGGGAAACAGATTCTGA
- the folB gene encoding dihydroneopterin aldolase encodes MSAKPTTVTLTVSGIELTGFHGVYPEEQRTGNRFRIDLEIEGGLETAVETDRLEDSIDYTKVVEAVRDVNESKRFKLIESFAGAIADELLHRFLGIGRLTVRVSKLAPPGLRKGIWVACEITKERG; translated from the coding sequence ATGAGTGCAAAGCCCACGACGGTAACGCTCACGGTCTCCGGGATCGAACTTACCGGATTTCACGGCGTATATCCGGAGGAACAAAGAACGGGGAATCGGTTCCGGATCGACCTCGAGATCGAAGGGGGCCTGGAGACGGCGGTAGAGACCGACCGATTGGAAGACAGCATCGACTACACGAAGGTGGTGGAGGCGGTCCGCGATGTTAATGAGAGTAAGAGATTTAAGCTCATCGAGTCCTTCGCTGGTGCGATCGCGGACGAGCTCCTGCACCGCTTTCTCGGGATAGGCCGGTTGACCGTGCGGGTGAGCAAGCTTGCCCCGCCCGGGCTGAGGAAGGGGATATGGGTAGCCTGCGAGATCACGAAGGAGCGGGGTTAG